The following are encoded in a window of Flavobacterium psychrotrophum genomic DNA:
- a CDS encoding glycoside hydrolase family 27 protein, giving the protein MKVKVIVAAACSIALLSGCGSSKKTTAFKQGEFKTWAQTPPMGWNSWDCYGPTVTEAEVKANADYMAANLKSHGWEYIVTDIRWFVENDKAGGYNQTDPRYVIDQYGRYQPAVNRFPSAKGGKGFKALADYVHSKGLKYGIHIMRGIPKKAVQEKMPILGTNGITADMIYTTDMQCKWLQDNYTILADKPGAQEYYNSIINLYASWGVDFIKIDDLSAPYHEGEINLIRNAIDNCGRKIVLSTSPGETPIEDAVHVSNHANMWRMVDDVWDTWPHITHLMDVAQKWYPYIAPGTWPDCDMIPLGRISVRGERGEDRMTRLTKDEQYLLMTFFTIFKSPLMFGGDMPSNDAFTLSLLTNDEVLKMHREGTDVKQIYQKDGQIAVTSKNPKDGSTYLALFNISESEKEVAVTLADLGVSGNVKVTDMWNSAAKGGTVSGIISASLKPHSSVLYKLSK; this is encoded by the coding sequence ATGAAAGTAAAAGTTATAGTAGCTGCCGCGTGCAGTATTGCTTTGCTGTCAGGTTGTGGCAGTAGTAAAAAAACAACTGCATTTAAGCAGGGTGAATTTAAAACCTGGGCACAAACCCCGCCTATGGGCTGGAACAGTTGGGACTGTTATGGCCCTACAGTTACCGAAGCTGAGGTTAAGGCTAATGCAGATTATATGGCGGCCAACCTTAAAAGCCACGGATGGGAATATATAGTAACCGATATCCGCTGGTTTGTAGAGAATGATAAGGCAGGTGGATACAACCAGACAGACCCGCGTTATGTTATAGACCAGTATGGGCGCTATCAGCCTGCTGTAAACCGTTTTCCGTCTGCTAAAGGTGGCAAAGGGTTTAAAGCACTGGCAGACTATGTGCACAGTAAAGGCCTTAAATATGGTATTCATATAATGCGCGGTATTCCTAAAAAAGCGGTGCAGGAAAAAATGCCAATACTGGGTACTAACGGTATTACTGCAGATATGATCTATACTACAGATATGCAGTGTAAGTGGCTTCAGGATAACTATACTATACTTGCAGATAAGCCTGGCGCACAAGAGTATTATAACTCCATCATTAACCTGTATGCCTCATGGGGTGTAGACTTTATTAAAATCGATGACCTTTCTGCCCCGTATCATGAAGGAGAGATTAACCTAATACGCAATGCCATTGATAATTGTGGCAGGAAAATAGTACTGAGCACCTCGCCGGGAGAAACCCCAATTGAAGATGCTGTACACGTTAGTAACCATGCTAATATGTGGCGTATGGTAGACGACGTTTGGGATACCTGGCCACACATAACCCATCTTATGGATGTTGCCCAAAAGTGGTATCCGTATATAGCGCCGGGTACATGGCCGGATTGCGATATGATTCCGCTTGGACGCATATCGGTACGTGGTGAGCGTGGCGAGGACCGTATGACACGCTTGACCAAAGATGAGCAGTACCTGCTGATGACATTTTTTACCATATTTAAATCGCCGTTGATGTTTGGTGGTGATATGCCGAGTAACGACGCGTTTACGCTATCACTCCTTACTAATGATGAGGTGTTAAAGATGCATCGTGAGGGTACTGATGTAAAGCAAATTTACCAGAAAGACGGGCAGATAGCCGTTACTTCTAAGAATCCTAAAGATGGTAGTACCTATCTTGCTTTATTTAATATTTCTGAATCTGAAAAAGAAGTAGCTGTAACATTGGCTGATCTTGGTGTTTCAGGTAATGTAAAAGTGACAGATATGTGGAATAGTGCAGCAAAGGGCGGTACTGTATCGGGTATAATTTCTGCAAGCCTAAAGCCGCATAGTTCGGTTTTATATAAATTAAGCAAGTAA
- a CDS encoding family 43 glycosylhydrolase → MKKFKSLILLFIAIIPLLNAQQPPAAVPDKDLNAYLFVYFTGNSVDEEQVRYAISADGYKFYTLNNDKPVIDSKKISSTGGVRDPHILRGADGKTFYMTLTDMTSSKGWDSNRAMVLLKSTDLVNWTSSVVNIQKAFSGNENLKRVWAPQTIYDAKAGKYMVYFSMQHDNGADIIYYAYANKDFTGFESAPKQLFFPKSGKACIDGDIIEKDGVYHLFYKTEGEKAGIKVATTTDLTSGKWTENDKYLQQTPEAVEGSGVFKLNHTNEYILMYDMYLKGKYQFTKSTDLEYFTAIDNEVSMDFHPRHGTVLPITRSELKAVIAKWGMPKDYPAINNNPALEGYYADPDVLYSNKTGKYYIYPTSDGFDGWGGYYFKVFSSDNLTNWKDEGIIIDLKKDVTWANRNAWAPCIVEKKINGQYKYFYYFTAAQKIGVAISDNPTGPFVDSGKALVATRPDGVKDGQEIDPDVFTDPKTNKSYLYWGNGYMAVAELNDNMVSLKQNSTKTIKVDDTFREGTYVIYRKGTYYFMWSEDDTRSPNYKVRYGTAKSPLGPIKIPADNVVIKGDKESGIYATGHNSVVQVPGKDEWYIVYHRFNYPDGINMGDAAGFHREVCIDKLEFNKDGSIKTTVPTHKGIQPIK, encoded by the coding sequence ATGAAGAAATTCAAATCACTTATACTACTCTTTATTGCAATAATACCGCTTTTAAATGCACAGCAGCCACCGGCAGCAGTGCCTGATAAAGATCTTAATGCTTACTTATTTGTATATTTTACAGGTAATAGTGTAGACGAAGAACAGGTGCGCTATGCCATAAGTGCAGATGGCTATAAGTTTTATACTTTAAATAATGATAAGCCTGTTATAGACAGCAAAAAAATAAGCAGCACCGGTGGTGTACGCGATCCGCACATATTGCGCGGTGCAGATGGCAAAACGTTTTATATGACGCTTACCGATATGACATCTTCTAAAGGATGGGACAGCAACCGTGCTATGGTATTGCTTAAAAGTACCGACCTTGTTAACTGGACATCATCTGTTGTAAACATTCAAAAAGCGTTTTCGGGTAATGAGAACCTGAAGCGTGTATGGGCACCGCAAACCATTTATGATGCTAAGGCCGGTAAGTATATGGTCTACTTTAGTATGCAGCACGATAATGGCGCTGACATAATTTATTACGCATACGCTAACAAAGATTTTACAGGTTTTGAAAGTGCACCTAAACAATTGTTCTTTCCAAAATCCGGCAAGGCGTGCATTGACGGCGACATTATTGAAAAAGATGGTGTGTACCATTTATTCTATAAAACCGAAGGTGAAAAGGCAGGTATTAAAGTGGCTACCACAACCGATTTAACTTCGGGTAAATGGACTGAAAATGACAAGTACCTGCAACAAACACCCGAAGCAGTAGAAGGATCGGGTGTGTTTAAGCTGAATCATACCAATGAATACATACTAATGTATGATATGTATCTTAAAGGCAAATACCAGTTTACAAAAAGTACCGACCTGGAGTATTTTACAGCAATAGATAATGAAGTAAGCATGGATTTTCACCCGAGACACGGTACCGTATTGCCAATAACCCGTAGCGAACTAAAAGCAGTTATTGCTAAATGGGGGATGCCAAAAGACTATCCTGCCATAAATAACAATCCTGCTTTAGAAGGCTATTATGCAGATCCTGATGTGCTGTATAGTAATAAAACCGGCAAGTATTATATTTACCCTACCAGCGATGGTTTTGATGGGTGGGGAGGTTACTATTTTAAGGTATTCTCGTCTGATAACCTTACCAACTGGAAAGATGAGGGTATTATAATAGACCTTAAAAAAGACGTAACCTGGGCAAACCGTAACGCATGGGCACCCTGCATTGTAGAAAAAAAGATAAACGGGCAGTATAAATACTTTTACTACTTTACAGCAGCACAAAAAATAGGCGTGGCGATTAGCGACAATCCTACAGGCCCATTTGTAGATAGCGGCAAGGCACTTGTTGCCACCAGGCCGGATGGTGTAAAAGACGGGCAGGAAATAGATCCTGATGTATTTACAGATCCTAAGACCAATAAAAGCTACCTGTATTGGGGTAACGGTTATATGGCTGTGGCAGAGCTTAATGATAATATGGTTAGCCTTAAGCAAAACAGTACCAAAACCATTAAGGTGGATGATACCTTTAGAGAAGGTACGTATGTAATTTACCGCAAGGGTACATACTATTTTATGTGGAGCGAAGACGATACCCGTAGCCCTAACTATAAGGTGCGTTATGGTACTGCAAAGTCTCCGTTAGGGCCAATAAAAATACCTGCTGATAATGTAGTAATTAAAGGCGATAAAGAAAGTGGCATATATGCTACAGGGCACAATTCTGTAGTGCAGGTGCCGGGTAAGGACGAATGGTATATTGTGTACCACAGGTTTAATTATCCTGATGGTATAAACATGGGCGATGCGGCAGGTTTTCACCGCGAAGTTTGTATAGATAAACTGGAATTTAATAAAGACGGTTCTATAAAAACAACCGTACCTACACATAAAGGCATACAGCCGATTAAATAA
- a CDS encoding alpha-L-arabinofuranosidase C-terminal domain-containing protein, whose amino-acid sequence MKKITLLFIVLYCFTILTAFGTNPKDYGPHKVYLFAYATEKDKGHNGLHFAWSNDKKNWFAIGPEHSFLKCDYGRWGAEKRMLNPFLFKDNAGIYHCLWSVNERDNVLAHAASTDLVNWNRQTYVPVMKGGNVENITVSANNGSYVINFTSNGKPYNTTTADFKKYTDTKSSATAAAAKGTVIIEGESHIGTITEVDYSVVENLVKTVQSVKYKNEHNKTSPESDAKMFAGLKSLQAKITVDASQSKKISNLLTGVFFEDINYAADGGLYAELIQNRDFEYALSDKESKDKNWNHTTAWTGTFKLDSVNGIHANNAHYAIIKNNTVSNTGFDGIALKAGDKYDLSVFAKGAAFTVKLKDATGIILAQANIKPGTLWKKYSAILKPGKTVTDAVLEISTTGETAIDMVSLFPQKTYKGRKNGLRADLAETVANLHPRFMRFPGGCVAHGDGIDNIYRWKNTIGSLESRKPMRNLWGYHQSMGLGYFEYFQYCEDMDAEPVPVLAAGVPCQNSGVGGAGQQFGIPMEHMDEYVQDVLDLIEYANGSVTTTWGKKRAEAGHPKPFNLKYIGIGNEDLITDVFEERYTMIVNAVRKQYPDIKVIGTVGPFFEGSDYREGWAIADKLNLPLVDEHYYEQPGWFINNQNFYDSYDRSKAKVYLGEYASWGNTMYNALAEALYLTGVERNGDVVSMASYAPMLARENHTQWNPDLIYFNGSEVKPTVNYYVQQLYGNNPGDSYLQSFVKLSDNSEVNKRLGISVVTDAATGDLIIKIANVLPVSVMPEIALQNITAKGAATYTVFAEKPDSKTGKPVTTSIPSQQALSKELPPYSFTVIRFKTK is encoded by the coding sequence ATGAAGAAAATAACTTTACTGTTTATAGTTTTATATTGTTTTACAATACTCACTGCATTTGGCACTAATCCAAAAGATTACGGCCCGCACAAGGTATACCTTTTTGCCTATGCCACAGAGAAGGACAAAGGGCATAACGGGCTTCATTTTGCGTGGAGTAATGACAAAAAAAACTGGTTTGCCATTGGTCCTGAGCATAGCTTTTTAAAATGTGATTATGGGCGTTGGGGTGCAGAAAAACGAATGCTTAATCCTTTTTTGTTTAAAGATAATGCGGGCATATACCATTGCCTGTGGAGTGTAAACGAAAGGGACAATGTTCTTGCCCATGCCGCCAGTACTGATCTTGTTAACTGGAACCGCCAGACCTATGTACCTGTAATGAAAGGTGGTAATGTAGAAAATATTACAGTATCAGCAAACAACGGAAGCTACGTCATAAACTTTACAAGTAATGGAAAACCTTACAACACTACCACGGCTGATTTTAAAAAGTATACTGATACAAAATCTTCCGCAACTGCCGCAGCTGCAAAAGGAACAGTTATTATAGAGGGCGAAAGTCATATAGGTACTATTACAGAGGTTGATTACAGTGTGGTAGAGAATCTTGTAAAGACAGTTCAGTCTGTAAAATATAAAAACGAACACAACAAAACTTCGCCGGAAAGCGATGCCAAAATGTTTGCCGGATTAAAGTCCTTACAGGCAAAAATTACGGTTGATGCTAGCCAAAGCAAAAAGATAAGCAACCTGCTTACCGGGGTTTTCTTTGAAGATATTAATTATGCTGCCGATGGTGGGTTGTATGCCGAACTCATCCAGAATCGTGATTTTGAATATGCCCTTAGTGATAAGGAGAGCAAGGATAAAAACTGGAACCATACCACGGCCTGGACAGGAACTTTTAAACTGGATAGTGTTAACGGTATCCATGCCAACAATGCCCATTATGCCATTATTAAAAACAATACGGTAAGCAATACCGGTTTTGATGGTATAGCCTTAAAGGCAGGCGATAAGTATGACCTTTCGGTTTTTGCAAAAGGTGCGGCGTTTACTGTAAAACTTAAGGATGCAACAGGTATTATTTTGGCGCAGGCCAATATTAAGCCTGGTACACTTTGGAAAAAATATTCAGCTATACTAAAGCCAGGTAAAACGGTTACAGACGCTGTCTTAGAAATAAGTACTACTGGTGAAACGGCTATTGATATGGTATCCTTGTTTCCACAAAAAACATACAAAGGCCGCAAGAACGGCCTGCGTGCAGATCTGGCAGAAACAGTAGCAAACCTGCACCCCAGGTTTATGCGTTTTCCGGGTGGGTGCGTGGCGCATGGCGATGGTATTGATAACATTTACCGTTGGAAAAACACCATAGGATCGCTTGAAAGCCGCAAGCCAATGCGTAACCTGTGGGGCTATCACCAAAGTATGGGGCTGGGTTATTTTGAATACTTTCAGTATTGCGAAGACATGGACGCAGAACCTGTGCCGGTATTGGCAGCGGGTGTACCATGCCAAAATTCGGGCGTAGGTGGCGCCGGACAGCAGTTTGGTATCCCAATGGAACACATGGACGAATATGTGCAGGATGTACTGGATCTTATAGAATATGCAAATGGCAGCGTTACCACAACCTGGGGTAAAAAACGTGCCGAAGCAGGACATCCTAAGCCTTTTAACCTTAAGTATATTGGCATTGGTAATGAAGACCTGATTACCGATGTGTTTGAAGAACGCTATACAATGATTGTTAATGCCGTACGCAAACAATATCCGGATATTAAAGTGATAGGTACCGTGGGCCCATTTTTTGAAGGCTCAGATTATCGTGAAGGCTGGGCGATAGCCGATAAGCTGAATTTACCGTTGGTAGATGAACATTATTATGAACAACCGGGGTGGTTTATAAACAATCAAAACTTTTATGACAGTTACGATCGCTCTAAGGCTAAAGTATATCTTGGGGAATATGCCTCATGGGGTAACACCATGTACAATGCATTGGCCGAAGCCTTATACCTTACAGGGGTAGAGCGTAACGGCGATGTGGTAAGTATGGCTTCGTATGCGCCAATGTTAGCAAGAGAAAACCATACACAATGGAATCCTGACCTTATTTATTTTAATGGCAGCGAAGTTAAGCCTACCGTAAATTATTATGTACAGCAATTATATGGTAATAACCCCGGCGACAGCTATCTGCAAAGTTTTGTAAAACTTTCAGATAATAGCGAGGTAAATAAAAGATTAGGTATTTCTGTAGTAACAGATGCTGCTACCGGCGACCTTATTATTAAAATAGCAAACGTACTGCCTGTAAGTGTTATGCCGGAAATAGCATTACAAAACATCACAGCTAAAGGGGCGGCTACTTACACTGTATTTGCCGAAAAGCCTGATAGTAAAACAGGTAAACCTGTAACTACTTCTATACCGTCGCAGCAGGCACTTAGCAAGGAGCTGCCACCGTATTCGTTTACGGTTATACGATTTAAAACCAAATAA